DNA from Pseudonocardia broussonetiae:
CCGGTGGCCGGGTTGTCGGTGTCGTCGCCCCAGCCCACCTTCCCGTAGAGCGTGCCGCCGGAGTCGATCGGCTGGAACGTGCCCGCCGCCCCGCCGGTGGCCGACGTCGCGGTGGTGGCCGTGTTCTCCTCCTCCAGCGGCCAATACTCCGCCGGGGAGCTGGACAGCGTCAGGTAGCGGAACAGGGACGACCGCAGCGGGTCCTTGCCCTGGATGAGCCGGCGCAGCACCCCGGCCGCCTCCAGGCGGACGACGGGCACTCGGCCCGTGGCGACGTCCCAGCCGGGGGTGAACCCGACCGCGTAGCCCTGGAACACCACCCGGGAGCCGTTGCCGTCGCCGGGGTCGACGCTGACCCGCACGGGCACGTTCCGGCGCACGTTCGGCCAGTTCGGGGAGTGTCCACCCAGCGAGTAGGCGGCCGTGGAGTTGTCGAGCGTCATCGTCACCCGCGCGGGCGAGGACGCCGACGCCTCGTCGTTGCGGCCGGTGCTGACCGCGATGCGCTGCTCCTGTCGCACGTCGGGCGTGATGTCCGACCACACCCAGTGGATGCCCTCGGTGTCGGTGAGGTCCGCACCCCACGCGACCTCGACGGCCACGTTCGCGCCGCCGGGCAGCTCCGGGATGAACGCGGTCCCGGTGGGATCGACCGGGGCGGGCACCGCCGGGTTGATCTCCAGCCGGACGATGTTCCAGGCGGCCGTCGAGGTGCCGAAGGCGTCCACGGAGTACGGCTCGGTCCCGAGCGTGTCGTCGAGCTGCCGGTACCCGACCAGGCCGGACACCCCGTCCGCGCCGGGCTGGTCGAACGTCGTCGCCGTCAGGTCCGACGAGGTGGGCACACCGCGCTTCTGCCACTCCGACGCGGCCACCACGAGGAGCGAGTCCTCCGCCGCCTGCGTGAAGTTGAACGTGGCCGCGTTCAGGGTGGTGGTCGCCATCGCGGCCGACGCGGCGATGAGGAGTTCGTTCGCGTTCCGCAGGACCAGCACGTCGAGGGACGGCCGGCGGGTCGTCGACGTTGAGCCGGCCGTCGTGACCGTGACCGTCATCCCGGTCTGCGCGGTGGGCAGCACGGCGGTCCAGATGGAGGCGTGCCCCTCCTCGCCGGTGGTGGCGAAGTTCGCCAGGCTGCGCTGATTCCAGACCAGGCCGGTCGAGTCCGTGACGGTGGCCGTGGTCGTCCCCGAGACGCTGGAGTTCGCCACCACGCACGCCACGAGGACCGTGTCGCCGGGCGGGTCGAACGGGGCCGTGGAGACGGTGCTCGACAAGGTGGCCCCGTCGACGTGCGCGGGGGAGGAGGCGTCGACGACGAACGGGAGCGGCATCGGTCAGACCTCGATCTGAATCTGGCCGGACCGGATCAGCCCCATGATCATTGAGGCGACCGCGTCGGAGGTGTCACCGGCGAACCGCACCGTGGCGGGCCCGCCGCTGTTCCCCGCGCGGTCCCGGGGGATGACCCGCTCACCGGCCTGGAGCATCGCCATGACCTCCTGGCCCGGGGCGCCCGGAACCACGCCGCCCGTGTGGAACTTCGGGAGGCGGGGGACGCTGATCCGGTTCCCGCCGATGAACGGAATCCAGCCCGGCACCGTCCACGACAGCCGGCCGATCGTGTTGTTCCAGGCGTCGGCCACGAAGTTGAACGCCCACCGGAACGGACGCGAGATCGCGCCCGCGATGCCGCCGAACGCGCCCCCGACCCAGCCCGGGATCTGCCGGATGAAGTTCCAGGCGTCGCCCGCGGTGCGGCGGGCCCAGTCGAACCCGGTGCGGAACGGTGCGGAGATCCACGCACCCACCGCGGCGAACGCCCCGCCGATCCAGCCCGGGACCTGCTTCAGCCAGTCCCACACCGCGGCCGCGGCCGACTGGATGCCTCCCCATGCGGCGCTCCAGAGGTCGGAGAACCACGTCGTCTGCGTGGCGATCAGGACGATGATCGCCACCAGGGCGGCGATGCCCAGCACGATCCACGTCGTCGGGGAGGCGAGCTGCGCGGCGTTCCACCCCCACTGCGCCATCGTCGCCAGACCCATGATCCCCACCAGCCCGGACAGCAGCGGGGCGAACATGCCCACGGTGTCGGCGAGCATCTGCATCGGGGCGGGGTTCGCCTCCGACTGCGCGTCGTTCAGGTCCAGCTGCGAGCCCGTGGCGTCGATCGTCGCCTGCTCCTGGTCGCGGAGCGCCTGCTCGCCGTCCAGCGTCGCCTGGTTCAGGTCGGCCTGCGCCTGGTCCCGGTCCAGGAGAGCCTGCTTCGCCTCCACGCTGGCCGCGCCGAACTCCTCGACCGCGGCGTTGTAGTCGAGCTGCGCCGTCTCGGCGTCGATCTGCGCCTGGCGGGCGTCCAGCCCGGCCTGCGTGGCGTCCTGCGTGGCCTGCTTGCCGTCCAGGACGGCCTGGTTGTAGTCGGCCTGCGCCTGCGCCACGTCGTTGAGCGCACGCTCCAGCCGCATCTGCTTCTGGCGCGCCATGTCCTGCACGTCGGCGAACGCCTGGAACGCGCCCGAGATGTCGTCGACGGCCGTGCTCGCCCCGTCGATGATGTTGCCCATCTTCGACATGCGGTCGGTGGCGTCACCGACGCCCTGCTCCGCATCCTTCGCCGCCTTCTTCAGCGCGTCGGCGTCACCGGCGAACGTGACGGTGACCGTGGGGCCCTGGGCGGCCATCAGTCGACACCCAGCCCGGCGCCCTCGGAGACCTGCCGGACGGCCTTCTCCATCTCCCTAATGATGTCCTCGCGTCGACGGATGATGGCGGGCCAGAGGTAGCGGCCCTCACGGATGAACGGGCGCTTGCTGGTCTTCTTGGGGCCGACGCTGCCGCCGAACTCCAGGAACCCGAAGTAGGGCACCTTCTTGCCGCCCGCCTTCACTCGGGCCGCGCGCTGCGTCGAGGCCACCCTGACCGACTTCGAGGCCGCGCCGGTCAGCCGTGGCACCAGCGGGACGGCCTCGTCCACGACGATCT
Protein-coding regions in this window:
- a CDS encoding HK97 gp10 family phage protein, with protein sequence MTGNGDAIHIVGYRELIRGLRRVDSELPKLLRKATNDAAQIVVDEAVPLVPRLTGAASKSVRVASTQRAARVKAGGKKVPYFGFLEFGGSVGPKKTSKRPFIREGRYLWPAIIRRREDIIREMEKAVRQVSEGAGLGVD